The Raphanus sativus cultivar WK10039 chromosome 2, ASM80110v3, whole genome shotgun sequence genome includes a region encoding these proteins:
- the LOC108842624 gene encoding transcription factor bHLH3, translated as MVHQKFWENQEDRAMVESTIGTEACDFFISSASSLTKLLLPPPPTDPNLQQGLRHVVEGSDWDYAVFWLASNANSSDGCVLIWGDGHCRAVKGSPGDDQDETKRRVLGKLRSSFIGSSDEGEEDHHRLVKSGPLTDFDMFYLASLYFSFRCDSTKYGPAGTYVSGKPLWAADLPSCLSYYRVRSFLARSAGFKTVLSVPVNCGVVELGSLKLIPEDKSVIEMVKSVFGGSDFVQAKEAPKIFGRQLSLGASKPRSMSINFSPKTEDESGFSLEPYEVVQANQVYGYEQGKDEAALYLTDEQKPRKRGRKPANGREEALNHVEAERQRREKLNQRFYALRAVVPNISKMDKASLLADAITYITDMQKKIRVYETEKQVMKRRESNQITPAEVDFQQREDDAVVRVSCALENHPVSKVVQVFKENEVTPHDANVAVTEEGVVHTFTLRPQGGCTAEELKDKLLASLAQ; from the coding sequence ATGGTTCATCAAAAGTTCTGGGAAAATCAAGAAGATCGAGCCATGGTGGAATCCACCATAGGCACCGAAGCTTGCGACTTTTTCATCTCATCCGCTTCTTCCCTCACCAAGCTACTACTCCCCCCGCCTCCAACCGATCCCAATCTCCAGCAAGGCCTACGTCACGTCGTCGAAGGCTCTGACTGGGACTACGCCGTCTTCTGGCTAGCTTCAAACGCCAACAGCTCAGACGGCTGCGTCCTCATCTGGGGAGACGGCCACTGCCGTGCCGTAAAAGGTTCCCCAGGAGACGACCAAGACGAGACCAAAAGGCGTGTCCTTGGCAAGCTCCGCTCGTCCTTCATCGGTTCTTCAgacgaaggagaagaagatcaTCATCGCCTGGTGAAATCTGGACCTCTTACTGACTTCGACATGTTTTATTTGGCGTCTCTCTATTTTTCCTTTAGGTGTGATTCGACCAAGTACGGTCCTGCTGGGACTTATGTCTCTGGGAAGCCGCTATGGGCTGCGGATCTGCCTAGCTGCTTGAGTTACTACAGGGTTAGGTCGTTTTTAGCTAGATCTGCTGGTTTCAAGACTGTCTTGTCTGTACCTGTGAACTGTGGTGTTGTGGAGCTTGGCTCGCTGAAACTGATTCCGGAGGATAAGAGTGTGATCGAGATGGTGAAGTCTGTGTTCGGTGGATCCGACTTTGTTCAGGCTAAAGAAGCTCCCAAGATCTTTGGTCGTCAGCTGAGCCTAGGCGCGTCGAAGCCACGGTCGATGAGTATCAACTTCTCACCTAAGACGGAGGATGAGTCTGGTTTCTCCTTGGAACCGTATGAGGTGGTGCAAGCGAATCAAGTGTACGGCTACGAGCAAGGGAAAGACGAGGCGGCGTTGTACCTAACCGACGAGCAGAAGCCGAGGAAGAGAGGGAGGAAACCTGCGAACGGAAGAGAAGAGGCCTTGAACCACGTGGAAGCGGAGAGGCAGAGGAGGGAGAAGCTGAACCAGAGGTTCTACGCGTTGAGAGCTGTTGTGCCTAACATCTCCAAGATGGACAAGGCTTCGCTCCTTGCTGACGCGATCACGTACATCACCGATATGCAGAAGAAGATTAGGGTGTACGAGACGGAGAAGCAGGTGATGAAGAGGAGGGAGAGTAATCAGATCACTCCGGCGGAGGTTGATTTTCAGCAGAGGGAGGATGACGCGGTGGTGAGAGTGAGCTGCGCGTTGGAGAACCATCCGGTTTCGAAGGTGGTGCAAGTGTTTAAGGAGAATGAAGTTACCCCTCATGATGCCAACGTGGCTGTGACGGAGGAGGGCGTGGTTCATACGTTCACTCTCCGGCCTCAGGGTGGTTGCACCGCTGAGGAGTTGAAGGACAAGCTCCTCGCCTCTCTCGCACAGTAG